Proteins from a genomic interval of Zingiber officinale cultivar Zhangliang chromosome 2A, Zo_v1.1, whole genome shotgun sequence:
- the LOC122043026 gene encoding protein ESSENTIAL FOR POTEXVIRUS ACCUMULATION 1-like isoform X1 — MASGNVDLPDDLFITKPVEEVWAGKDQVNPENNIPLSPQWLYAKHGDSKDTRPPSSLPSGTLSDSIQKDIWRLDGSQDKKEWRKNVSDIDSSRRWREEERETSLLSRRERKKEGEREIEYRKGDRRPENAVVKEPLESRTLSSTERLHEVPNRGMGNENRRDSKWSSRWGPEDKDKESRIEKKVEVEKEDSHTEKQSFSASLRSLSGTDSRDKWRPRHRQDVHSGGSSVRAAPGFGFERDRVDGSSNSGFARGRGRSNSVAVLQLGSSFAAASSIGAIPVTEAEFCYPRGKLLAIYRKQKTVFVDATPVDFEDAPPVTTSSFVTPLAFDTPDAEEEILLKEIWKGKVNSIGANLSQEKMAKTNEADIGDEEKSIIEKKHDKMELIEDSKELNSEHGQHKDITVDSLINLVGLDGLSPKVVNHDVFLDKPGSLGADVMHSETDDGMMKEINVTDQSSHLDIFKNVNLGDDFIIPFDVGAKVPVKSCPVFDIPHVEVLNNNKFENRKLENKLPHPEELSLYYQDPQGDVQGPFLGFDIISWFEQGFFGTDLPVCLSDAPEGTPFQPLGEVMPHLKLELHPISNIFPGEKSETFDATSHEHDPTLISGSFASKDQQQTLTLDALGSHLKLDALENETLIDSNNARLPFSKAETSLRMIAEGHNLPDFTGQDAEVVLYKGRSSSNMEKQQHGKVDNHNIALSMSMGAHHSMLTETANTSFAHHNLQRGNDMNPLGLFWSELKGNQNKPLSSTIPGSMENLIGNYDHARTASPFNLNQEQQLISGRDLPNPNDSWSKNYRWSSSARVPDNLGVNNISRFEDGPNHPSLEQSLLLQQLQKQQLQHQLQQQSLLAHQNADLSGTYLDRVHELMHQHPVNQQSMEDLEQMLKLRFEQQVHLEQLQQQQLQQQQLQRQRQLHQHFQYDEPQFESQRQIYLENLLHQQLLEPGTGLSNVYPHDKNMMDQMFLRQQLLNESRKHSSNLSHESVMEQLIHANQGLNFQQQNKDLFNVLSHSKLRQMSLEQQYLLEHQLEQLQAQQLSASRNLTGIEEERHRGGIWSVDESGQFIRTAASQPQNYSSRLGQLDFLQKSQGPSLVEHPSHSQRNYLLQERMQRGLHPLDSSMHMPRAGTSPPNMELINAIARGQGLDAQDHLDQLHASGQMGQFHSNFHAHQRQISREFSGTHMDPTESHWSDLARQVPADLIESQLKQLQIKAEKQRGANMNVSFESPNAWAPNLGNNESSKYELRDLLHQEMLHQSQQSLSLVDGAATSSYEQKDPSWLYSRPNSENPYDLNRERAALGGVFSDASLLEQVGRPLNEQIMNTIDNKFESSNRFTLKPGFSTSFEQKQFPPDLDLFERGRLANSLSDASLQLIDFSNLKDGERGKMQDISGSSRIQSMMDAQESRVMQAEGHDGKSFKQDLFEITSLGFFDYEAEFVHADKEEMPNNMAYGDPKAADSFLKRAYDLHDMSSARPPHDMPSARPPSAGTLQISKGHDSATYGSSEGTEVQQEPGATLSSQSSEVLRSNKKDFKFRRTSSSNDTDTIEPSFSDMLKSTKKSMPEHENIETGSVGKSSKKKGKKGRQIDPSLLGFKVHSNRILMGEIQRPDD; from the exons ATGGCGAGCGGCAACGTGGATCTGCCGGATGATCTCTTCATCACAAAGCCGGTCGAGGAGGTGTGGGCCGGCAAAG ATCAGGTGAATCCAGAAAATAATATTCCTCTGTCTCCTCAGTGGCTATATGCTAAACATGGTGACAGCAAG GATACTCGGCCACCAAGTTCACTACCATCTGGAACCTTGTCTGATTCTATTCAGAAAGATATCTGGCGTTTGGACGGATCACAGGACAAGAAAGAATGGAGAAAAAATGTATCTGATATTGATAGTAGCCGACGTTGGCGTGAAGAAGAGAGAGAGACTAGCTTGCTTTCTAGGAGAGAACGCAAAAAGGAAGGAGAACGAGAAATTGAGTATCGAAAAGGTGATCGTCGACCTGAGAATGCCGTTGTTAAAGAACCTCTTGAGTCTAGGACTCTGTCTTCAACTGAGAGGTTGCATGAAGTTCCTAACCGTGGTATGGGAAATGAAAACCGCCGGGATAGCAAGTGGTCATCAAGATGGGGCCCAGAGGACAAAGACAAGGAGTCACGGATAGAGAAGAAAGTGGAAGTAGAGAAAGAAGACTCTCATACTGAAAAACAGTCTTTTTCTGCTAGCCTCCGCTCACTCTCTGGAACTGATTCTCGTGATAAATGGAGGCCGCGACATCGTCAGGATGTTCATTCTGGGGGTTCCTCTGTTCGTGCTGCTCCTGGATTTGGTTTTGAAAGAGATCGTGTGGACGGTTCATCAAATTCTGGTTTTGCTCGTGGTAGGGGAAGATCAAACTCTGTTGCTGTATTGCAGCTGGGAAGTTCATTTGCTGCTGCTAGCTCAATTGGTGCAATCCCAGTAACTGAGGCTGAGTTCTGCTATCCTAGAGGGAAGCTTCTTGCTATTTACAGGAAGCAGAAGACAGTTTTTGTTGATGCTACCCCTGTGGACTTTGAGGATGCTCCTCCGGTAACAACATCTAGCTTTGTAACTCCATTGGCCTTTGACACACCTGATGCAGAGGAAGAG ATTCTTCTGAAAGAAATTTGGAAAGGGAAGGTCAACAGCATTGGAGCAAACTTAAGTCAGGAAAAGATGGCAAAAACTAATGAAGCTGATATAG GTGATGAGGAGAAGAGCATAATTGAAAAGAAACATGATAAAATGGAATTAATAGAAGATTCTAAAG AGCTGAATTCTGAACATGGACAACACAAGGACATTACTGTGGATTCTTTGATTAATTTGGTTGGTCTTGATGGTTTGTCCCCAAAGGTTGTGAACCATGATGTTTTTCTAGATAAACCAGGTTCACTTGGTGCCGATGTTATGCATTCTGAGACAGATGATGGCATGATGAAAGAGATAAATGTTACTGATCAATCAAGTCATCTAGATATTTTTAAAAACGTCAACTTAGGAGATGATTTCATTATCCCTTTTGATGTTGGTGCTAAGGTACCCGTTAAGTCATGTCCTGTGTTTGACATTCCTCATGTGGAGGTTCTTAACaataacaaatttgaaaatagaaaattgGAGAACAAATTACCCCATCCTGAGGAGTTGAGCTTATATTACCAAGACCCACAAGGTGATGTACAGGGACCATTTCTAGGTTTTGATATCATCTCTTGGTTTGAGCAAGGTTTCTTTGGCACAGATTTACCGGTGTGTTTATCTGATGCTCCTGAGGGCACACCTTTTCAGCCACTAGGTGAAGTTATGCCTCATTTGAAACTCGAGCTCCATCCTATCTCAAATATCTTCCCTGGTGAAAAATCTGAAACTTTCGATGCTACAAGTCATGAACATGACCCTACCCTTATTAGTGGTTCTTTTGCCTCAAAGGATCAACAGCAAACCTTGACATTGGATGCTCTGGGTTCTCATTTAAAACTTGATGCTCTTGAAAATGAAACTCTGATAGATTCAAATAATGCCAGGTTACCCTTTTCCAAGGCAGAAACATCATTACGTATGATAGCTGAAGGCCACAACTTGCCTGATTTTACTGGGCAAGATGCCGAAG TTGTGTTGTACAAAGGTAGGTCCTCAAGCAACATGGAGAAACAGCAACATGGAAAAGTTGATAATCATAACATTGCTCTATCAATGTCCATGGGCGCTCATCATTCTATGCTTACTGAAACTGCAAATACTAGTTTTGCGCATCATAATCTTCAAAGGGGCAATGACATGAATCCTCTTGGATTGTTTTGGTCTGAACTAAAAGGTAACCAAAACAAGCCCCTTTCATCAACTATTCCAGGCTCCATGGAGAATTTGATTGGCAATTATGATCATGCAAGAACTGCCTCTCCATTTAACCTGAACCAGGAGCAACAGCTCATCTCGGGAAGAGACCTTCCAAACCCCAATGATTCATGGTCTAAAAATTATAGATGGAGCAGCAGTGCAAGAGTTCCTGACAATCTTGGTGTGAATAACATTTCCAGGTTCGAAGATGGGCCTAACCACCCTAGTTTAGAACAGTCTCTGCTCTTGCAACAATTACAGAAACAACAATTACAGCATCAACTTCAACAGCAAAGCTTACTAGCCCATCAAAATGCTGATTTGTCTGGAACATACTTGGATCGGGTGCATGAACTTATGCACCAGCACCCTGTTAATCAACAGAGTATGGAGGATCTAGAACAGATGCTGAAACTTAGGTTTGAACAACAGGTACATCTAGAACAGTTGCAGCAGCAACAGTTGCAGCAGCAGCAGTTGCAACGACAGCGACAATTGCACCAGCATTTTCAATATGATGAACCACAATTTGAATCACAACGGCAGATTTATCTTGAAAATTTGCTGCATCAGCAATTACTTGAACCTGGTACTGGTTTATCAAATGTTTATCCGCATGACAAAAACATGATGGATCAGATGTTTCTAAGGCAGCAACTTTTGAATGAGTCTCGGAAACATTCTAGCAATCTTTCTCATGAATCAGTGATGGAGCAACTCATCCATGCAAATCAGGGGCTGAATTTTCAGCAGCAGAATAAAGATTTATTTAATGTTTTATCTCATTCCAAGCTGAGGCAGATGTCTCTGGAGCAACAATATCTTTTAGAACATCAGCTGGAGCAACTTCAGGCTCAGCAGCTCTCCGCTTCGAGGAATTTAACTGGTATTGAGGAAGAGAGGCACAGAGGGGGGATCTGGTCGGTTGATGAATCTGGCCAATTCATTAGAACTGCAGCTAGTCAGCCACAGAATTATTCTTCCAGGCTTGGCCAATTAGACTTTTTGCAGAAATCACAAGGGCCATCATTGGTAGAGCATCCTAGTCATTCTCAGCGAAACTACTTGTTGCAGGAGAGAATGCAAAGGGGGCTACATCCTCTTGATAGTTCCATGCATATGCCACGTGCAGGTACTTCTCCACCAAACATGGAACTAATTAATGCCATAGCACGAGGTCAAGGATTGGATGCACAAGACCATCTTGACCAGCTTCATGCTTCTGGTCAGATGGGACAGTTTCATTCTAATTTTCACGCTCATCAAAGACAGATTTCCAGAGAATTCTCTGGCACACACATGGATCCAACAGAGAGCCACTGGTCTGATTTAGCTAGACAGGTACCAGCTGACCTAATAGAATCCCAGCTGAAACAGTTGCAAATTAAAGCGGAGAAGCAGAGAGGTGCCAATATGAATGTCTCCTTTGAGAGCCCAAATGCATGGGCACCAAATCTAGGAAATAATGAAAGCTCAAAATATGAATTGAGAGACTTGCTTCATCAAGAAATGCTTCACCAATCTCAACAGTCTCTCAGTTTGGTGGACGGTGCTGCTACATCATCCTATGAGCAAAAGGACCCTTCTTGGCTCTACTCACGACCTAATTCAGAGAATCCATATGATTTGAACAGAGAGAGAGCAGCGTTAGGTGGCGTCTTTTCAGATGCTTCCCTTTTGGAGCAAGTAGGACGGCCTTTGAATGAACAAATCATGAATACCATTGATAATAAATTTGAGAGCAGCAACAGGTTCACTTTAAAGCCTGGTTTCTCAACTTCTTTTGAACAGAAACAATTCCCGCCAGATTTAGACTTATTTGAAAGGGGCAGGCTTGCAAATTCTTTAAGTGATGCTTCCTTGCAGTTGATAGATTTCTCTAATCTGAAGGATGGGGAGAGAGGAAAGATGCAGGATATCAGTGGAAGTTCCAGGATCCAATCAATGATGGATGCTCAAGAGAGTAGGGTTATGCAAGCAGAAGGTCATGATGGCAAGTCTTTTAAGCAAGACTTATTTGAGATAACTA GTTTAGGCTTCTTTGACTATGAAGCAGAATTTGTTCATGCTGACAAGGAAGAGATGCCTAACAATAT GGCGTATGGTGATCCAAAAGCTGCTGATAGTTTCTTAAAGCGTGCCTATGATCTCCATGACATGTCATCTGCAAGACCTCCCCATGACATGCCATCTGCAAGACCACCATCAGCCGGCACTCTTCAAATTTCAAAAGGGCATGATTCTGCAACTTATGGATCTTCAGAAG GTACAGAAGTACAGCAAGAACCTGGAGCTACACTCTCATCCCAATCCTCTGAGGTGCTAAGATCTAACAAGAAAGACTTCAAATTTCGTCGGACCTCTTCTAGCAATGACACTGATACTATAGAGCCTTCGTTCAGTGATATGCTGAAGAGCACCAAAAAATCCATGCCGGAGCATGAGAACATTGAAACAGGTTCAGTCGGAAAGAGTAGCAAAAAGAAGGGAAAGAAAGGGAGACAGATTGACCCGTCTCTTCTCGGCTTCAAAGTTCACAGCAACCGCATCTTGATGGGTGAGATCCAGCGCCCGGATGATTGA
- the LOC122043026 gene encoding protein ESSENTIAL FOR POTEXVIRUS ACCUMULATION 1-like isoform X6, with translation MASGNVDLPDDLFITKPVEEVWAGKDQVNPENNIPLSPQWLYAKHGDSKDTRPPSSLPSGTLSDSIQKDIWRLDGSQDKKEWRKNVSDIDSSRRWREEERETSLLSRRERKKEGEREIEYRKGDRRPENAVVKEPLESRTLSSTERLHEVPNRGMGNENRRDSKWSSRWGPEDKDKESRIEKKVEVEKEDSHTEKQSFSASLRSLSGTDSRDKWRPRHRQDVHSGGSSVRAAPGFGFERDRVDGSSNSGFARGRGRSNSVAVLQLGSSFAAASSIGAIPVTEAEFCYPRGKLLAIYRKQKTVFVDATPVDFEDAPPVTTSSFVTPLAFDTPDAEEEILLKEIWKGKVNSIGANLSQEKMAKTNEADIGDEEKSIIEKKHDKMELIEDSKELNSEHGQHKDITVDSLINLVGLDGLSPKVVNHDVFLDKPGSLGADVMHSETDDGMMKEINVTDQSSHLDIFKNVNLGDDFIIPFDVGAKVPVKSCPVFDIPHVEVLNNNKFENRKLENKLPHPEELSLYYQDPQGDVQGPFLGFDIISWFEQGFFGTDLPVCLSDAPEGTPFQPLGEVMPHLKLELHPISNIFPGEKSETFDATSHEHDPTLISGSFASKDQQQTLTLDALGSHLKLDALENETLIDSNNARLPFSKAETSLRMIAEGHNLPDFTGQDAEVVLYKGRSSSNMEKQQHGKVDNHNIALSMSMGAHHSMLTETANTSFAHHNLQRGNDMNPLGLFWSELKGNQNKPLSSTIPGSMENLIGNYDHARTASPFNLNQEQQLISGRDLPNPNDSWSKNYRWSSSARVPDNLGVNNISRFEDGPNHPSLEQSLLLQQLQKQQLQHQLQQQSLLAHQNADLSGTYLDRVHELMHQHPVNQQSMEDLEQMLKLRFEQQVHLEQLQQQQLQQQQLQRQRQLHQHFQYDEPQFESQRQIYLENLLHQQLLEPGTGLSNVYPHDKNMMDQMFLRQQLLNESRKHSSNLSHESVMEQLIHANQGLNFQQQNKDLFNVLSHSKLRQMSLEQQYLLEHQLEQLQAQQLSASRNLTGIEEERHRGGIWSVDESGQFIRTAASQPQNYSSRLGQLDFLQKSQGPSLVEHPSHSQRNYLLQERMQRGLHPLDSSMHMPRAGTSPPNMELINAIARGQGLDAQDHLDQLHASGQMGQFHSNFHAHQRQISREFSGTHMDPTESHWSDLARQVPADLIESQLKQLQIKAEKQRGANMNVSFESPNAWAPNLGNNESSKYELRDLLHQEMLHQSQQSLSLVDGAATSSYEQKDPSWLYSRPNSENPYDLNRERAALGGVFSDASLLEQVGRPLNEQIMNTIDNKFESSNS, from the exons ATGGCGAGCGGCAACGTGGATCTGCCGGATGATCTCTTCATCACAAAGCCGGTCGAGGAGGTGTGGGCCGGCAAAG ATCAGGTGAATCCAGAAAATAATATTCCTCTGTCTCCTCAGTGGCTATATGCTAAACATGGTGACAGCAAG GATACTCGGCCACCAAGTTCACTACCATCTGGAACCTTGTCTGATTCTATTCAGAAAGATATCTGGCGTTTGGACGGATCACAGGACAAGAAAGAATGGAGAAAAAATGTATCTGATATTGATAGTAGCCGACGTTGGCGTGAAGAAGAGAGAGAGACTAGCTTGCTTTCTAGGAGAGAACGCAAAAAGGAAGGAGAACGAGAAATTGAGTATCGAAAAGGTGATCGTCGACCTGAGAATGCCGTTGTTAAAGAACCTCTTGAGTCTAGGACTCTGTCTTCAACTGAGAGGTTGCATGAAGTTCCTAACCGTGGTATGGGAAATGAAAACCGCCGGGATAGCAAGTGGTCATCAAGATGGGGCCCAGAGGACAAAGACAAGGAGTCACGGATAGAGAAGAAAGTGGAAGTAGAGAAAGAAGACTCTCATACTGAAAAACAGTCTTTTTCTGCTAGCCTCCGCTCACTCTCTGGAACTGATTCTCGTGATAAATGGAGGCCGCGACATCGTCAGGATGTTCATTCTGGGGGTTCCTCTGTTCGTGCTGCTCCTGGATTTGGTTTTGAAAGAGATCGTGTGGACGGTTCATCAAATTCTGGTTTTGCTCGTGGTAGGGGAAGATCAAACTCTGTTGCTGTATTGCAGCTGGGAAGTTCATTTGCTGCTGCTAGCTCAATTGGTGCAATCCCAGTAACTGAGGCTGAGTTCTGCTATCCTAGAGGGAAGCTTCTTGCTATTTACAGGAAGCAGAAGACAGTTTTTGTTGATGCTACCCCTGTGGACTTTGAGGATGCTCCTCCGGTAACAACATCTAGCTTTGTAACTCCATTGGCCTTTGACACACCTGATGCAGAGGAAGAG ATTCTTCTGAAAGAAATTTGGAAAGGGAAGGTCAACAGCATTGGAGCAAACTTAAGTCAGGAAAAGATGGCAAAAACTAATGAAGCTGATATAG GTGATGAGGAGAAGAGCATAATTGAAAAGAAACATGATAAAATGGAATTAATAGAAGATTCTAAAG AGCTGAATTCTGAACATGGACAACACAAGGACATTACTGTGGATTCTTTGATTAATTTGGTTGGTCTTGATGGTTTGTCCCCAAAGGTTGTGAACCATGATGTTTTTCTAGATAAACCAGGTTCACTTGGTGCCGATGTTATGCATTCTGAGACAGATGATGGCATGATGAAAGAGATAAATGTTACTGATCAATCAAGTCATCTAGATATTTTTAAAAACGTCAACTTAGGAGATGATTTCATTATCCCTTTTGATGTTGGTGCTAAGGTACCCGTTAAGTCATGTCCTGTGTTTGACATTCCTCATGTGGAGGTTCTTAACaataacaaatttgaaaatagaaaattgGAGAACAAATTACCCCATCCTGAGGAGTTGAGCTTATATTACCAAGACCCACAAGGTGATGTACAGGGACCATTTCTAGGTTTTGATATCATCTCTTGGTTTGAGCAAGGTTTCTTTGGCACAGATTTACCGGTGTGTTTATCTGATGCTCCTGAGGGCACACCTTTTCAGCCACTAGGTGAAGTTATGCCTCATTTGAAACTCGAGCTCCATCCTATCTCAAATATCTTCCCTGGTGAAAAATCTGAAACTTTCGATGCTACAAGTCATGAACATGACCCTACCCTTATTAGTGGTTCTTTTGCCTCAAAGGATCAACAGCAAACCTTGACATTGGATGCTCTGGGTTCTCATTTAAAACTTGATGCTCTTGAAAATGAAACTCTGATAGATTCAAATAATGCCAGGTTACCCTTTTCCAAGGCAGAAACATCATTACGTATGATAGCTGAAGGCCACAACTTGCCTGATTTTACTGGGCAAGATGCCGAAG TTGTGTTGTACAAAGGTAGGTCCTCAAGCAACATGGAGAAACAGCAACATGGAAAAGTTGATAATCATAACATTGCTCTATCAATGTCCATGGGCGCTCATCATTCTATGCTTACTGAAACTGCAAATACTAGTTTTGCGCATCATAATCTTCAAAGGGGCAATGACATGAATCCTCTTGGATTGTTTTGGTCTGAACTAAAAGGTAACCAAAACAAGCCCCTTTCATCAACTATTCCAGGCTCCATGGAGAATTTGATTGGCAATTATGATCATGCAAGAACTGCCTCTCCATTTAACCTGAACCAGGAGCAACAGCTCATCTCGGGAAGAGACCTTCCAAACCCCAATGATTCATGGTCTAAAAATTATAGATGGAGCAGCAGTGCAAGAGTTCCTGACAATCTTGGTGTGAATAACATTTCCAGGTTCGAAGATGGGCCTAACCACCCTAGTTTAGAACAGTCTCTGCTCTTGCAACAATTACAGAAACAACAATTACAGCATCAACTTCAACAGCAAAGCTTACTAGCCCATCAAAATGCTGATTTGTCTGGAACATACTTGGATCGGGTGCATGAACTTATGCACCAGCACCCTGTTAATCAACAGAGTATGGAGGATCTAGAACAGATGCTGAAACTTAGGTTTGAACAACAGGTACATCTAGAACAGTTGCAGCAGCAACAGTTGCAGCAGCAGCAGTTGCAACGACAGCGACAATTGCACCAGCATTTTCAATATGATGAACCACAATTTGAATCACAACGGCAGATTTATCTTGAAAATTTGCTGCATCAGCAATTACTTGAACCTGGTACTGGTTTATCAAATGTTTATCCGCATGACAAAAACATGATGGATCAGATGTTTCTAAGGCAGCAACTTTTGAATGAGTCTCGGAAACATTCTAGCAATCTTTCTCATGAATCAGTGATGGAGCAACTCATCCATGCAAATCAGGGGCTGAATTTTCAGCAGCAGAATAAAGATTTATTTAATGTTTTATCTCATTCCAAGCTGAGGCAGATGTCTCTGGAGCAACAATATCTTTTAGAACATCAGCTGGAGCAACTTCAGGCTCAGCAGCTCTCCGCTTCGAGGAATTTAACTGGTATTGAGGAAGAGAGGCACAGAGGGGGGATCTGGTCGGTTGATGAATCTGGCCAATTCATTAGAACTGCAGCTAGTCAGCCACAGAATTATTCTTCCAGGCTTGGCCAATTAGACTTTTTGCAGAAATCACAAGGGCCATCATTGGTAGAGCATCCTAGTCATTCTCAGCGAAACTACTTGTTGCAGGAGAGAATGCAAAGGGGGCTACATCCTCTTGATAGTTCCATGCATATGCCACGTGCAGGTACTTCTCCACCAAACATGGAACTAATTAATGCCATAGCACGAGGTCAAGGATTGGATGCACAAGACCATCTTGACCAGCTTCATGCTTCTGGTCAGATGGGACAGTTTCATTCTAATTTTCACGCTCATCAAAGACAGATTTCCAGAGAATTCTCTGGCACACACATGGATCCAACAGAGAGCCACTGGTCTGATTTAGCTAGACAGGTACCAGCTGACCTAATAGAATCCCAGCTGAAACAGTTGCAAATTAAAGCGGAGAAGCAGAGAGGTGCCAATATGAATGTCTCCTTTGAGAGCCCAAATGCATGGGCACCAAATCTAGGAAATAATGAAAGCTCAAAATATGAATTGAGAGACTTGCTTCATCAAGAAATGCTTCACCAATCTCAACAGTCTCTCAGTTTGGTGGACGGTGCTGCTACATCATCCTATGAGCAAAAGGACCCTTCTTGGCTCTACTCACGACCTAATTCAGAGAATCCATATGATTTGAACAGAGAGAGAGCAGCGTTAGGTGGCGTCTTTTCAGATGCTTCCCTTTTGGAGCAAGTAGGACGGCCTTTGAATGAACAAATCATGAATACCATTGATAATAAATTTGAGAGCAGCAACAG TTGA